Proteins encoded in a region of the Eulemur rufifrons isolate Redbay chromosome 15, OSU_ERuf_1, whole genome shotgun sequence genome:
- the GCM1 gene encoding chorion-specific transcription factor GCMa, with translation MEPDDFDSEDKDMLSWDINDMKLPQNVKKTDLFQEWPDSYAKHIYSSEDKSAQRHLSSWAMRNTNNHNSRILKKSCLGVVVCGHDCSVEEGRKIYLRPAICDKARQKQQRKRCPHCDGPLKLIPCRGHGGFPVTNFWRHDGRFIFFQSKGEHDHPKPETKLEAEARRAMKKAHTTSSSISLHLKGNPGTKSLPGETQSQGSLPLTWSFQEGAQLPGSYSGHLIANAPQQKSLNDSLSLSKSYGSGGTTDLADQTSTLDPAKLYEKCKLPSSRTYSSGDLLQPSTSGVYADYNDLQTWNKNTTLGKNSLNENCYPNYPFPLTGWACNFSPSQNSSEPFFQQIPLEPPATKTGCHPLWPNPGGNLYEEKVHVDFNSYIQPPTYHSPQEDPFLLTYSSHPHQQYSLPGKSSKWDFDEDVTYMGVDHCNNEMLLNLCPLR, from the exons ATGGAACCTGATGACTTTGATTCTGAAGACAAAGACATGTTAAGCTGGGATATTAACGATATGAAACTGCCACAG AACGTGAAAAAGACGGACTTGTTCCAGGAGTGGCCAGATTCCTACGCGAAGCATATCTACAGCTCGGAGGACAAGAGCGCGCAGAGGCACCTGAGCAGCTGGGCCATGCGCAACACGAATAACCACAACTCCCGCATCCTCAAGAAGTCCtgcctgggcgtggtggtgtgcggcCACGACTGCTCTGTAGAGGAGGGGCGCAAGATCTACCTGAGACCTGCCATCTGCGACAAAGCCCGGCAGAAGCAGCAGC GGAAACGCTGTCCCCACTGCGATGGACCTCTGAAGCTGATCCCTTGCCGAGGCCACGGGGGGTTCCCAGTCACCAACTTCTGGAGGCACGACGGACGCTTTATATTTTTCCAG TCAAAGGGAGAACATGATCATCCAAAACCAGAAACCAAGCTGGAAGCTGAGGCCAGAAGAGCCATGAAGAAAGCTCACACGACGTCTTCCTCCATCTCCCTGCACCTGAAGGGGAACCCAGGGACAAAG TCTCTTCCAGGTGAGACACAAAGCCAAGGGAGTTTACCTTTAACTTGGTCTTTCCAGGAAGGCGCCCAATTACCTGGTAGTTACAGTGGACATTTAATAGCTAACGCTCCCCAGCAGAAGTCCCTAAATGACAGCTTATCCCTCTCCAAGAGTTATGGCTCGGGAGGAACTACCGATCTGGCCGACCAGACCTCCACCTTGGACCCCGCTAAGCTCTATGAAAAATGCAAATTGCCCAGTAGCAGGACCTACAGCAGTGGAGACCTGCTTCAGCCTTCTACCTCTGGAGTCTATGCAGATTACAATGATCTGCAAACCTGGAATAAAAACACTACTTTGGGGAAAAATTCTCTTAATGAAAACTGCTATCCCAATTATCCTTTTCCTCTGACCGGCTGGGCTTGCAACTTCTCTCCTTCCCAGAACTCTTCAGAGCCTTTTTTCCAGCAGATTCCATTGGAACCACCTGCAACCAAAACTGGCTGTCACCCATTGTGGCCAAATCCAGGGGGTAATCTTTACGAAGAGAAGGTACATGTGGATTTTAACAGCTACATCCAGCCCCCCACGTACCACTCGCCTCAGGAAGACCCCTTTCTCCTCACCTACAGCTCTCATCCTCACCAGCAATATTCTCTGCCAGGCAAGAGCAGCAAATGGGATTTTGATGAAGACGTGACGTACATGGGTGTGGATCACTGCAACAACGAAATGCTTCTAAACCTCTGTCCCTTAAGATGA